ttttcaggttcataattgtatttagaggttgtaccagaataagtttacatggtttaattttcaaaaaacaccatatttttgtcgtactgcacattgctgcagctcctcttttcaccctgtgtgttgagcgctctgttttagctacagagtgagacatctcacttctgttccatcttttttgggagtcgcacatgcgcagtagctaggtaaggactactagccagtcagaagcagagtatgagggcgtgccatgctagcagctaggcgagcattataacgtgtgttacaaagtgacgcacgtttgtcacggaagtaaaggctggactacaatagagctgtttggagcagtttgtgaacagtgttttctgttggagatggtaagtccctttgaggtggactttgggctttttcactttgtaaacctataacgtgcacaaaaaagatatataacacaatgaaggacagggaaaaagccaaaaaaagcataatatgagcactttaaatcaaaTGCTGGATGTTTTAGGTTTAGTAAATACTGCATTTATCTTACAAGTTCAGTTATATGACATGCATAATTTGACTGTGTGTCTTACATTGTACTGTCGTAAGCAGTAACGCAGCTTCTTTAAGGCAGCAGATCGGTCTTCTCCCCACACCACAAGCTTGGCGATCATTGGGTCATAATGTGCCGACACCTCGTCCcctgaaaacaaacacacacaggcagacactaTGGCAGTTGGAAAGCTCtctgtatttttacattatGGTAATTAATTTTATTTGTCCAATCCTTATTattataatacaaataatactataataatacattttgtttgcCCTTCCGGTCTCTCATAACtacttacacatacacacataagtCCACATATCCTCATTTTATCTATATTCTTGTAATTTACTTTATGCCTTTGTTGTTTATGTAGCcaaccttgttttttttaattcagtgcTTACTTGTGTTCAATTTGTAGATTTTAGGACtcttgtaattgtaattgctcattatatattttttcatcttCTCTTCCTTAGGTGAGATTCCTTCTATAAGCCCCTAGGGGTTTTCTTAATCTCACCTGcacaatctttttcttttcttgtgttactgttgtcttgattttattgtgcaaaataaacaaattcaaattttaaaaaatgtataccgGTGTTGTCACATTAGATTGGATAATCATTAATCCatatcattaataatcattcattttaaaaataaaaaacaaaaaaaacagagataTTAACAAATGGACGGAAACCAGTCAGCACTACACCACCAATCATTTTTGTGGTCTCGCACTGCATTTCCCAGAGATCTCTTGGTTCTTGGTCTTTGTTCTCCATTTAATCAGCCATAACAGCTATTTTGATACATTAAGCAATGTCAGAAGGCAGAAAAGTAGACACTTACTGTAATTCTGTTGTGTTACATAAAGAATAATAATCTAttcatgtacatactgtacaaccagaGAGTTAGATCAAAACTCCCTACCTTCCCTGACTCCAGTCTCTATGCGTGTGTGTTGGTCTGCTGAAGGGGTGGAGAGATGCAGCAGAGGCCCCGCCCCTGGAAGGAAGTCATTGTTTGGGTCCTCGGCGTAGATACGAGCCTCAAAAGAGTGTCCCCTTAAAATGATGTCATCCTGGAGGAGAGGCAGGCGCTCCCCTGCTGCCACCTGAAGGAGAATTACACAGAGTTATCACTGAGACTGAAATCAAAACTTTTTATTGACAAAaggtcatttttttcaactggATGTCAGCATTTCTTCTCTCCCTtgattatttctctctctctctcctctctcacccTGAGCTGCCACTCCACCAGGTCCGTTCCAGTGATCATCTCAGAGACAGGATGCTCCACCTGCAGCCTGGTGTTCATCTCCATGAAGTAAAAGTTGTGCTGGGCGTCCATTATAAACTCCACCGTACCTACGCAGGAGGACAAACAATATCATGTCCATACACTGTGTGTTCTGAGACACTGTGGTGAGGTGTGTGCAGGTGAGTGTTTGTTGTGTTCATCTTACCTGCTCCTACATAGTTGACAGCCTTGGCTGCTTTAACTGCTGCCTCTCCAAGTTTCCTCCGAACCTCAGGACTAATACCAGGCTgataaaatacaaatagaaacagagtgaaaatacaataaaacattcCAACAGCTGACCCAAACACATtgaaagcaacaccaaagcacttttcttcttcggtccccctacaggttggaggtggaattgtccattaccgctgtcatATGTCTCATTCGAATTACAGATCCActacccaatctggcaaacttgcatagtgcagttatagccgatagagggccgcaaagcgaatgcagaagttccgttcaccctgttacgagttgatgaaccactgaaacaatttcggaaacattattttaaggtacaaaagaatctttggtgttgctttaagcgATCATACCCCTAATATCCAGTTTCACACTATAGATCCACGTGAGATGTTTACACTGTAATGGTAATTGGTTTGACACAAGTGCAGCTgtaaattcttccaaaacaggTGGACTGCAGATTGTGTGGAAAACTTTTCTTTTCGTCACTGTCATAGTTAAGGAAAGACACTGATATGTCTCCTCTTCCAAGAAAAAGAGAATAGTAGCGGAAACTAAAAGCTAGACTAAGAGCTTTTATTGAATGTATTTTTATGGGTTTGGGACAAACAGATTTCCAGTTCCTTGTTTGGGGGAATAGTTTGATAATCAGagttgctaatgttttaaagaagtTATTTTACTAAACATTTTCAATGACCTACAAACTAACTTTTCGCTTTGACAATAAGAGAAACAGTTCCTCTATGCCAACAACAAGACTGGTGGATTATTTCAGAATAGTGGCACAACATATCCTGAACTTAAACCTCCAGTTAGATGTGGCAAATCCAAATTTATCTTTGCAAAAGATTTAAATGTCAGCATTTAAATTTACTCAAACTTAGATGTTGTAGATTTAGTctaatttgtgcaaatgtatAGCAACTTTTACAGTTCCTTCCTCAGTCAGTATTAATTTAACTCACCCCTGGTGCTTCCTCTATGATCTTCTGATGTCTTCTTTGGACGCTGCAGTCTCTCTCAAACAGATAGACAGCGTTACCATGCATGTCCCCGAACACCTGGACCTCCACATGTCTACaggagacggacagacagagaaataaaattaatctttaaataaacataacatGGTGACAGAGCTGGATGGTTAGCAGTATCTGAGagaatgaattattattattacctggGATCCTCTACAAACTTCTCAACTAGCATGACATCATCATTGAAGGATTTTCTTGCTTCTCGTCTCGCTGACTCCAACTGCTCCAAGAAGTCTGAGTCTGACCGTGCAATACGCAtcccctaaacacacacacacacacacacacacacacacacacacacacacacactatacttaACATCATTTAACCTATGTTTCCTGAAGTTACTATGTCAAAGTTATTTAGGCTTTTTCACGGCCTCTtaccttccctcctcctccacggACTGCCTTAATCATCACAGGGTATCCGATCTGGGCAGCCTCTGCTTGCAGCCTCTCATTTGATTGGTCCTCTCCATGGTAACCACCAATGATTGGCACCCCGGCAGCTGACATGATGTGTTTGGATGTGctgaaaaaagaagacaaagcaataaaagtgaaaaaaatgtttacatatCTTGTTATTATTGATTTGTTATGTTTCTAGTCAGCTTTTCCTTGCTGCGTCCCATAAACCAATTCCTCCACAGGGATCAATAATGTTTCTACTTAGTCCTTTTAGGTACcaaaaaacataaattattatattcaaTGTTAATTAGAGACAACTAGAGAGAGGTTATAAATGTatattgttctgtgtgttttacCTTTTGATGCCCATGTCTCGGATGGCAGAGGAAGGCGGCCCAATGAAGATGATGCCTTCCTGTTTACACGCCTCTGCAAactctgtgttttctgacagaaAACCATAACCAGGGTGGACCgcctaaacacacaaacatgttttcTAAAACACCACATTTAACAACAATGTCAAATCACCTTGTTGGTTTAATGTAAAAGAAGAATAGTTTAACATGAAGGACAGTTAAAAGGGGTTGACAAGACATAAACATCATAATGTTCAATTCCTTTTTTGAAGTAGCTCCTTTAGGCAGGACTAAAGGAAAGTGACAGCATCACTTCTGTTCCCAAACTGTTTGCAACAAGTAGAGGATTACTCACATGTGATCCAGATGTCTTGGCCACTTCCAAAACTTTCTCCATGGAGAGGTAACTCTGCTGGGAGGGTGGAGGACCGATACGGTAGGCTTCATCTGCCtacaaagaacaaaacaaatcaaaaacagACTGAATATACTGGAACTAATACAAGTTTGTAAACTATTAATGGCCAATGTAAGAAAAAACTACATTAGCAACACGTTGCCTTCATTGAGTTTGTTAAAGCAACTGCAGAAATTGTAGAAGAACACAAAGAGCAAAGTCTGAGAAGCAAATTACTacaaatactaaaaaaaaacagctctttGCAAGACCAGAGCTATCCAGCATCTCACCATGGCCACATGCATGGAGTGTCTGTCTGCATCACTGTATACAGCCACAGAGCGGACGCCCATCTTCTTGGCTGTGCGCATCACACGACACGCAATCTCTCCTCGATTGGCAATCAGCACCTTCTCTATCCTTCCCACCCCTGGAGAAGATAGCAGAGACTTTAGAGTTTATCCCAAAACAATGAAACGTTCTTAAAATGAACTGCACAATAGTCGTCACTTCACTGTTTGAATCAAAAGCGCAACATGTTTTAAAGGGTGTGCAACCATCATTGTCCAAGATCTCTTGGAATAAAGTTGTACTTGTATGCAACATACAGTAGTGATCAAAACAACCACAGTACAGGTTTGGGATCCACAGTGCAGGTTGAATAATAtttataaaagacaaaaaaatacattagtCAGATAAT
This sequence is a window from Sander lucioperca isolate FBNREF2018 chromosome 11, SLUC_FBN_1.2, whole genome shotgun sequence. Protein-coding genes within it:
- the mccc1 gene encoding methylcrotonoyl-CoA carboxylase subunit alpha, mitochondrial; translation: MAAVILSFPTLQGLRIFTQKLSWTERGVRLVSGGVGRIEKVLIANRGEIACRVMRTAKKMGVRSVAVYSDADRHSMHVAMADEAYRIGPPPSQQSYLSMEKVLEVAKTSGSHAVHPGYGFLSENTEFAEACKQEGIIFIGPPSSAIRDMGIKSTSKHIMSAAGVPIIGGYHGEDQSNERLQAEAAQIGYPVMIKAVRGGGGKGMRIARSDSDFLEQLESARREARKSFNDDVMLVEKFVEDPRHVEVQVFGDMHGNAVYLFERDCSVQRRHQKIIEEAPGPGISPEVRRKLGEAAVKAAKAVNYVGAGTVEFIMDAQHNFYFMEMNTRLQVEHPVSEMITGTDLVEWQLRVAAGERLPLLQDDIILRGHSFEARIYAEDPNNDFLPGAGPLLHLSTPSADQHTRIETGVREGDEVSAHYDPMIAKLVVWGEDRSAALKKLRYCLRQYNIVGLNTNIDFLLSLSGHPEFEAGNVTTSFIPQHYADLFPTPRTPSGETICQAALGLVLQERKHTQEFTQTSTDPFSPFGSSSGWRSNIQFNRNMTLQLGDKKVDIVVVYNKDGSYTMQIGEEVYHVTGEVEMEDGASFLHCSVNGMKSRPKLVILDNTVHLFSTEGSSQVSVPVPKYLAGVSGSGAQGGAVAPMTGTIEKVMVKAGDKVAVGDPLMVMIAMKMEHTIRAPKSGVIKRVFFSEGSQANRHAPLVEMEEEAEEGEGEGSSQ